AACTTTAACAAGGGAACGAGACCACACACTAGGactcaataaactaaaaatagcaACACCATAGCATACGACAAACAAGTGCAAGAGACTTCCCAAGTAGCAGATAACAATGATCTAGATAAATCGATGTTGCCTTCGGCACGCCATACAATACAATCCACTTGTAGAACCCGAAGACACCGATGCGTCTTCTCAACCCGGATCTATCGCTACCGCCTATGGCCTGGCTAACGATACCATCCCCACTCAAAACCAAGAAACAAGGCTTCACAACCCGACAAGACAGATCACTTCATGATCCTCAAAACTTTCAGATACGGCTTGAACGCACTCTCTGGCGTCCATTTAACAAGTTGTGCCATTTCCGTATTCTCGAACAAACTCCAACATGAAGGTCTCTCCCAACTTTAACTCATTGGttatacaaaaacaaattttcaacTTGTTCACTGGTGAAAGTTGTAACAACGGCCAATCTACTCCATGTTTTTCTAGTATAATCATCCATCTTAGTTATTTGTTTACTCTCTCGCAAAGGGTCATGAAAGCTTGCACAAATTTCAATCATCCATAAAGCACAAAAAAGATTAATCAAATAAACCCTATCAGCTTCCCTTCAGCCTGGCTCCTGCAAGGCAAAGAAAATCAGAGAGAAACATAAGAAATCAAACAGAAGAATCagagagaaaggagagaaaGATTAGAAGAGAATCAGGCTTGGGGAATTAATCCTTACCAACTTATATCAGCTTGGTCGTGTGTAAGAGCTGAAGGTAAGCCATCCGGATAAACACTGGCAGCTTGTTCTGTGATTTGAACTTGATCCTACCTTAGCCTTTTGTTGTGCTACTAAGGCCAGTTGTGAGATAAGCTTTGTATCAGCCGAGTTCACCAAtcctcctttgagttgatctaGTAAGCTGTTTAGTCTCTTGTTCACATCAGTTTGTACTTAGTTGTGGTCGGATCCTTTTTGAATAGAACCGATTGACTGATTTGTTATCCAACTGGATCTGTTTGTGCTAAACCTTGTCCGGATCAGTTTTTTCTTAAGCTTGTTCAATTGTGTTTAGGTTAGGGTTCAGATCAGTTTCCTACTTTCCTTTGAACCTCTAAGCTGAAATGATTTCTTGTTGGACTGAGCTGAATAACTGATTGATCATCTTGTTCCATCTGTTCTGTTCAGGTTCAATTGGCCGAAAGGAGTGTGAAGATCAGTCCAGATCCTCGTGGTTGTTTGATCTCGCAGTTCGTGTAAGCCTTGTTTAGGATCAGTTCCAGCCTTTCCGTAGCTGGTTTCAAGCCTTATCTCAAGGTGagtctagtttttttttgtcgccGCATAATTAATCTAGATCAAGTGTTGAGCAGATGAGTCAATTCTCCTAGGAGCATCCCCGTTTGTCTTTGTCTGATCTATATGGGAGAAGAAATAGCTTCTGGTTCTTGCTTCTTTTGCTAATGAGTCCGCCCGACCATTCCTACTCCGAGGAATATGAATTAAGCTCACATCCTCGAAATCCTCCTGTAGTTAGATAGTTGATTGATCATCCATGAGTGTGCTGTATGATTGAACCATACTGAATATTCACAGATTGATAAGAAAAGTCTCTTGTTCCTTACTGAAACTTGAGGTGTTTACTTTGtgtaaatacttaaaaattatttgaaatgttCGTTGCGGTTTGTGTCGAGCCTCCGATTACACGACGAAACGAAAAATGTTTCAGAGAAGATTCAAGCGAGAACATGAAAAATGGAGAAGTGAGTGATGCTGAGGAGTTAGGGGGAGATAGGTGCAGATAGGAGCGATGccaaagagagagaaggaggcaATGAGCGATGCTGAACGAGAGAGTAAGAAATGGTCGTTGCTGACTAGGAAAGATAGTTATGTGGGTGATGATGGAGTAAAGAGGCATTGGGCGATGCTCAGAGAGCCAACGGGCGATGTTTTCGGGAGAGGAGCAACAGGCGATGCTGACTAGGatataatatatagagagagaggtcAACATGCGATGCTGAAGagacaagaggagagagagcgaGCGATGTTGAGAGAGAGGAGAGGTGAGAGGGGGATGCTGAGGATAGAGAAGAGGTGATAGGGCGATGCTCATTTCTCATCCCTTGTCCCTGATGGTTTCGTACTTCTCACTTTGTCTCCAAAATTGTTTGAATGAGCTTTTACGAAAGATTTTTTGTAAAAGCTTAGTTTTATGGAACATGATAGTCCATTAAGACAAAACCCAACTGAATCGGAACATGTTAGTCCATTAAGACAACCCAGGTGAATTATCAAAGAAACAGACTAGAACCCCATACATTAATCAGAGGACATTAATCAGAGGATAAGGAAAACTTTCCCTGcttgaagttttgaagagtgAATTTAGTTTTATACCAAACCACGCCAACAACCACCAAATCCCCAATAATATTATATGAAACTTGGTGTTTTTTTGCCTCATGTACAGTAATAAAACCTTTAATTTTAAGGGCTTATTTAgggaataaccaaaaaaaaaaagaaattagatttTTGAGAGGGatgagagagagataggaagagaaaagaGGAGAGAATGTGGGATTTTAGTTAGATagtgagttttgtttttttccttagCTATTAGGTGCAATTTctctaaatttaaattatatttaaaaataaaaatttattattgttttagattttattatcaataatttaatataaattttgatttaattaagaGAAATTAGGCTCTATATGCATACAATAACTCAAAATTAACTAAATGCCCACGACACTGTTGAACTTTCTTAATCTCCATTTGACCCCTACTAATCTATGACTCTAAATGGGAGCATACATGATATTGTGTCAGATGAAATAATGACTGTACGATCGTACTCTATGTATACATATGGTGAGagaattatttcattttttattagaattttgtaGCAGGTGAACAATCCATTGGTTGGAGAATTACCACTTTTTGTAGAGAGAACAATTTCATAGAGCCATCGTCACGATCTTTGATTTCTTCCTATACCTTTAATGATAAATATCTAGACGACGATGACCTATGGCGGTGATCGATTCTGCTGCAACTGCTCGTGCCCAGTTCTCCTACCTCCTCTGTCGCATGAAAATCTCCTAAGCTCCTTGTTGTTAGGTATCTAAATTTCAGTTCTCCTTTAATAATTGTGTCTAACCTTCCTTCACAATTGAAGCTTTTTCAAATTCCAAATCATAATTGTAGCTCTAATCAGAGGTCACACGAGTCGCTGCATCCGAATAAAATGGCCATATCTCGTGGGTGTCCTGCATGAGTTGAACGGTGAGAGTCCGCTACCGATCTTCCTCTCCTACAGCGCCGTCTTCGTCTCAGTTTTTTATCACCTGATGTTAGATGAATTATCTTAGTCATTTGGTTTGACTTTTATGTTAGCCTAAATTATATTAGTTATCTGATGACAAGATTTGTTAGATGTTAGGTTCTGTTGTTAAATCATATGTAGTTACATTGTTAATGGTCGCTTAGCATGGTGTTAGGTGCTACAACCGATGTATACATTCTTTTATGGTCGCTTAGCATGGTGTTAGGCGCTACAACCGATGTTAGACGTAAAATGCATTGTTAGAGGTTATTATATGGTATTGCCGGCTTACTGTTAGCCCTCATGAGATTCTATTGAGTACATGGAGTATGTGTTAAATTTTTGAACTTGTCCAAGCgaacaatatttacattatgTTGGAACAACAATCAGattaacataaaaaattatgttactTGTTAAACCAAAAAGATAGATAATATAATTGATATATTATCTATCTTTTGGCTTAAAGGTTAATGGTTTTGTTAAATGTGAGTGACTGACCAATGTTTATCTTATATATGAAGAGTTTTTGTTAGATGATACTTGGTTTGTTACATGCTACAAATTAAGTTACCATTAACTGATAAAAGTTTGGTTAAAATATACAGATGATATTTCTAATACCGATAAACAATACAGATTAGTGTCAGCTAACAAAATGTTTTACCGCTAAATCATAGTGTTATACTTTGGTTTTACAACTCCAGCGGACTTACTATTGCATCAAGAAGCATATGTTCTTAATCATTTGTTAGATTGTTCGCGCATCTTTTGAACAAGCGAGTTGCTAAAGAGAATGTTGCGCTTGAGCTCTTTCACATGTTGTTAATTAAACGACCTTAAGTTCCACCAAAATGCGATGAAgtacaaaaagataaaaagaagatGCTTTGAAAGAAAAATACAGACCATTTATCTAACACCGGCAAACATCACATATTTGTTTTTGCTAAGCTATGGTGTTATATATCATCTAAAATATTATGCATCCGATAACTACAATGTTAACcgttatagtatattttatatataacacaATATATTAGTTGCTACATTAAAACTTAtcaatttcataaaagtaaaatacGAAGGTGGATATTACGATTTAATCTTCCAAAtctgtctctttctttttcaacACAAATCCTTTTTACCAGTTTGTGCTCCATAGCCTCCATAAACATCATcgcttttctctttttcttttttgaatctcaaattaCATATGAAAAATAGAAGGAGAATCGTTAGTCGACcgaagagtatatatatatatatataaattgattaaacaataaaaattgatccTTTGTGAAAAATATCAATACGCAAAGGAGAAAGGAGTAGGAAAAAAATTGTTGATGAAGAGTtaagaaagaggaagaagatgattgtGATGTTTTACTGCAATGAAAAAGTAATATATTAAAGGCATAAAAATATGGTTTAGAATCAGTGTGCTGGCACACCTAGAGATGAATAGAAACATATGCCAAATCTAATGAAATCGTAGACAGAAGGGTATTATGGGAACAATACTGCCAAAATTCTACAGTGAATTGGAGTTTTATGGCTCTTAGGACATTTACTTAATATTGGCTCATAAAAGGTATATACAGCCAATTATCtctttaattaaacatataattaagataaaataaacaattttgtttattttaaattatatttaaaaatagatatgtatatatttaaaattataattttcgatatatttttttatctttttgataaaatatattaaataaccttgtatataattaataaaaaatattcatataaaagttatataattatcaaaCAGTGCaactaaatagttttttttttaatttgtagatataCTAAAAAGCTAATAATActatgattaaaattttatagttataaaaacagaaataaataatatttcaaaattttcaaaatattattatattattttatttcatatttaaataGATTTACTTTAATGACGTtgtataatttactaccatattttaaaaagtttaccaaaaatataaatattaaatgtaattataCATGTCACATTAAGGCATAAACTATGTCATTATTTCTAGTAAGACATGTCACATTTATTTAGTCAAATTGATTGTAAAAAGTACATTTGTCAAAATCACTTTGCAAATAATGTCTATGAAATTGTAAAGAAGACATGTGTCAAAATTACTTTGCAAATAATGTCTATGAGATTGTAAAGAAAACATATGTCAACATCACTTTGCAAATAATATCTACTAGATCTGGATCCGCACAGCCGTGCgggtatttatatatatatatatatatatatatatattagtttatatattagtatatatttttaaggttatttatatatttgaatatgtatacattttttaaaatacaataattttaatttttttgttgtaaattaattattttgaatcatcacatatatatatatatatagatatatatatattgctttttattatatatttgtcatattgattttgtgtttaattataaaaccaaattttttatgcacaaaaaaaatatattcaaaattattttgtaattcaTTTATTATGGTCCTGGTCCGTAATTCAAAGgaagcaattttttttatgtttatttattttagataattaattactgtatatatacaattttaagataagttaatttttatacatgtattatataatttactgaTGTTAAActgttctaccaacatattatattttagcataaaatattttatatttatgaaaataaaatatattaacttatcaatttaaaataattttatcatatttttagttcaatataatggttttcttttaaaatggtAGATGTTgttataaatagataaaataggacatgattttatttttttcattttataaaagataacagtatatatatattaatttataataacatttcattactaattacgaaattaatgaaaatatttatgtagAATTTTGACAGttaagattttgttataatctttttcaaaagatttgttagaatttttaaatatagatatttttattttaatttaaaagatattatgatttaagtaattataaattttatattatattagtaTTAAGGAAACACatttaataaagtttttaaatgatGATCTAAATAAAgtatcacacatgaaaaaaatcatcatttctattttaatagataagatatttttttttatttgatcacATAAGATAAAAGGTAATTTGAATCAAACTTGTGGTCGGGATTTTCACATAAAATGTTTGGACTAAACCGGtgctataattttataataaaatgtttagaACAAACCGAAGCTAGAATTTTATAATGTTAGGTTTGACTTCTGTTTATTCAGTGGTTAAGTACATTCAATAAGTTGCACGTTATAATTCTATATATTTGAAGATAATTTATGCTGGTTATCCAAACCAGAATTTTAGGTGTATTGTTGTCATATAGTTTCGATTAGTTAGGCATaataatgataagattagagattaaatgtgacatgactttctaggaataggtccattggatctatttttaaaaaaaaatcacacatgaatcaaagttgtgacttctgttttaatatataagatggtaCTGTAAAGAAGACAAGTGCCAAAATCACTTTGCAAATATTGTATATGAAATTGTAAAGAAGACATGTGTCAAATTACTTTGCAAATATGTTTATGGGATGGTAAAGAGTACATGTGTCAAATTCACTTTGCGGAGATAATGTTTATGGGATACTATTATTTTTGAACTAGAGAAACATGAccgattttctttattttggaaaaaatattCCATATGGTTAAATACAttgcttttatatatatatatatatatatctgattCTAAATcaatgtaaaaagaaaacaaaaaacattaaccACAGAGACGGAAGAAAGAGATGGTGAAGCAAGAAATCATTTTCGTTCCTTACCCAACCCCTGGTCATCTTCTTGTCACTATTGAGTTTGCTAAATCTCTCATCAAACGCGACCATCGCATTCACACCATCACCATCCTCCACTGGACGTTACCTTACACTCCCCATGCTGACCTCTTTGCGAAATCACTCATCGCTTCGGAGCCACAGATCCGTTTTCACGCCTTACCTGAAGTCAAGAACCCTCCCCCATTTGACCTCTTCTTGAAAGCCACCGAGGCTTACGTTCTAGAGTTCACCAGGGCGACAGTTCCTCTCGTCAGAGACGCTCTCTCCACTCTCGTCTCCTCTCGCGACGGAACCGATCCGGTTCGGGTCGCCGGTTTGGTTCTTGATTTCTTTAGCGTCCCATTGATCCAAGTGGGAAACGAGTTTAACATTCCTTCTTACATTTTCTTGACGTGTAACGCTGGTTTCCTTGGTATGTTGAAGTATCTCCCCCAGAGACATCGCAGAATGGGCACCATGCTCGATCTGAGCAGCTCTGAAGATCATCACATTCCAGGTTACGCTAGCTCAGTGCCGTCGAAGGTTCTGCCGGCGGGCCAGTTTGTGAGAGAGTCATACGAGGCTTGGGTCGAGATTGCCGAGAAAATCCCTGAagccaagggtattctggtaaatTCGTTCACGTGTCTCGAGCAGAAGGCATTTGATCACTTCTCTTGTTGTTGCCCTGACGATTTTCCTCCGGTTTACCCGGTCGGACCGGTTCTTAGCATGGAAGATCGTCCGTCCCCCGATCTTGACCCGTCGGATCAGCGCCGGATCATGAGATGGCTCGAGGACCAGCCGGAGTCGTCAGTGGTGTACCTCTGCTTCGGGAGCTACGGAGTCCTTGGGGCACCGCAGATTGAGGAGATAGCTCGAGCCTCGGAGGTCTCTGGCCACAGGTTTCTTTGGTCTATCCGTACCGAGGATGGTGGTCCGTGCGATCTCTTCCCAGACGGGTTTACGGATCGGACGGCGAGTACGGGACTGGTGTGCAGGTGGGCCCCGCAGGTGGAGGTGCTGTCTCACAAGGCCGTCGGAGGGTTCGTCTCTCACTGTGGCTGGAACTCTGTGCTGGAGAGCTTGTGGTTCGGCGTGCCGATCGTCACGTGGCCGTTGTACGCTGAGCAGCAGCTAAACGCTTTCACGATGGTGACGGAGTTAGGTTTAGCCGTGGAGCTGCGTTTGGATTACGTCTCGACCAAGAAAGAGATAGTGAAAGCTGAGGAGATTTCGGAAGCGATACGATCTCTGATGGACGGTGAGAATACGGTGAGGGGGAGAGTGAAGGAGACAGCTGAGGCGGCTAGGAAGGCTTTGATGGACGGAGGATCTTCTTTTGTCGGGGTTAAACGATTCATGGACGACTTGGTCGGCGAGGATTTTTAGTTCGGTTGTAATTGGACTGCTGATTCTGAATaaattgtgtttcaaaaaatgATTTCTGCTTTAGTAGCAGCTTAGCATGTTAGTTTGTGAGAGACACTAAACCAGTGTTCTAAAATACGCTATACGCTCTATGTGCGGTGATCTAGCGCCTAGCACCTAGCCGTATACGCGGACGTCTAAACGGAGCCTAAACGGACTATACCGACCGTATAGACGGCCACGTAAGCCGCATTTTTGAACACTGcactaaacaaacaaaatcttCAGTTCTATTCCAAACTTATGAATACATAAATGAGAATTTCAAAAATgccattttatagagaaattagggccagtaacaaaaaaaaaaaagccttaaattaagaaaatgaccattacaaaaaaaaaaatatatatttatacaatatttatcattttactTTTCATCactttcatttcttattttatattactttgaacagtttaaaaaatcattattcaatttttattaacttataaaagacatagatttttttctttatatgtcatgttttaaaattttaaaacaaacatatatttataaaattgtgatgttttattcaattttgtttattgtgcacaaaaataataatctaattttgtttatttgaagCATGGCAGATTGAAATGCAGCGGTTACTAGAGTTTGCGGTTTCTAGCATCGGCAATTGATTTTTACGATTGATATAATGGTTAAAAATTAGTGATACAGAATATTTATAACTGATTGATTATAAGATATTGCAgtggtttaataataaattatcaatattAACACATTATAACAttgtaaaaatatcaaaacatactCTCATAGTGGGGTTTTTGTTGAGGCCATGCTCTTCTTGAGGCGATCCAGCTAGAGATCTTTCAGCTTTCTCATAGTTATTATCTCTTCAAAACTCATTGGTTCTTCGATGATTGCCTTCTCTCCGTCTCTTACTTTTAGTGGATACACGGTGGCATGAGGAGCCGGAAAGAGGAATGTGTTTATGAACAGTTTGCTCGATTTTGAGTCCACCACCGCCTGATGGTCGGAAGTCATGAACCTCCTGTTGCTCAGATACTTCAAGAGAAAATCATATTTGaccaaatcaaatttataaagtaagaaaaaatgaagaaaaatgcaACGAAACGGAATGTGAGAAAGAATGAGAAAGTACTAACGTGACCAATGCCACCCAGATTGATGACAAGCGCTCCTGGAACTAACGGAACCGTAACACATGTCTTGCCGTTGTCCCTTGTAGCTTGTAAACAACTGACTTGGTCTTGGAGTAGCGAAGTGATGATTCCGTGGTCAATGTGACGCATTCCGAGTGCTAGGTCAGGTTTAGGGCGTTTTGGGAAATAATTAACAACGATTTTCTGCTCCATATCAACGCATGCATTTTTTAGTGCAGCTTTCTCAAGTCCCATAGCTTCAGACAAAACCTCAAGGACTTTATAAGCCAAACCCATCAGCCTCTCGCTATAATCCTCCGTCACTTTCAACCATCCCTCCGGCTTATCTGGCCACCGTGAGTAGTCACAGGGTACGTGGAATACAGCACTATCTCCCTCCAGTCCTTCATAGCCTCTCCCTACATATGAAAATGCCTATATAAATAACACGATTAGAAAAACAGACTTCTGTTTCGAACTGGGGTGGCGTTACCAGGAGGTGACTAGAGACGCCGAAGCCGCCCTTACCACCGGACATGTCGAACCGGAGCTTCTCTTCAGTAGTTAAGGCAAAGAAGTCTCGCGCAAGGCGAGTCATATCAGCCATAAAATTTGTATCAACACCATGATCAACTGCCTGGAACATGCCCCACTTCCCGAAAACCTCCACGATCTGACGGCAGATGTCTTCCTTTTTCCCACCAACATCATCGATTCCAGAGAGAGATATCACTGGTATTTTGTCATTTGTAAGGAGGACCTCCAGAACGCTCATCCATCTGCCAAAAGACATCAATATTTTTCAGGTTTCATCAGAAATGTATCAGAGAATGGAGATACCATTGTAATGCTTACAGGAAACATCAATGTTATAAGCTCTCCACTTGGTTTCAGAAGCTTTTCTATTCTTTGTGCCCATCAGGGGCGGATCTACAACCAAGGTGTGTGGGGCACGTGCCCCATACTATGTTAGAAAGTTTATAATTAgttgatgttttattaatttatttgttgAGTTTCCTATAGATTGTGCCCCATGCAATGTTGAAATCAATTGTTactgtttttattgatttatttgttgagttacgtgtgtatatatataaatatattaaattttgtgtGTATATGTGTATACTTACTAATAATTTGTATGGTAATGTTCTTAATGTTCTCTGCACcttcctttttcattttatttttatttttatttttattttcaacatttattctttttgaaattatattatttccctttttattttttaggtaACGTTGTgtatttagtttttctttatgaCTGATTATAATTTGTATGTTATGCATctgtaattttattaaaactagtTTTATTCAattgctttttatttttttgtagaacagaaaaccacaaacaaatttaaaattagagttaaaaaataatgagctaaaaatcaaaataataattaaaaatatttgaatttttgaatgaCAACCATATTTGAACAATATTAGCAGTAGactaac
The window above is part of the Brassica napus cultivar Da-Ae chromosome C8, Da-Ae, whole genome shotgun sequence genome. Proteins encoded here:
- the LOC106386086 gene encoding UDP-glycosyltransferase 71C3-like; the protein is MVKQEIIFVPYPTPGHLLVTIEFAKSLIKRDHRIHTITILHWTLPYTPHADLFAKSLIASEPQIRFHALPEVKNPPPFDLFLKATEAYVLEFTRATVPLVRDALSTLVSSRDGTDPVRVAGLVLDFFSVPLIQVGNEFNIPSYIFLTCNAGFLGMLKYLPQRHRRMGTMLDLSSSEDHHIPGYASSVPSKVLPAGQFVRESYEAWVEIAEKIPEAKGILVNSFTCLEQKAFDHFSCCCPDDFPPVYPVGPVLSMEDRPSPDLDPSDQRRIMRWLEDQPESSVVYLCFGSYGVLGAPQIEEIARASEVSGHRFLWSIRTEDGGPCDLFPDGFTDRTASTGLVCRWAPQVEVLSHKAVGGFVSHCGWNSVLESLWFGVPIVTWPLYAEQQLNAFTMVTELGLAVELRLDYVSTKKEIVKAEEISEAIRSLMDGENTVRGRVKETAEAARKALMDGGSSFVGVKRFMDDLVGEDF